The proteins below are encoded in one region of Winogradskyella helgolandensis:
- a CDS encoding T9SS type B sorting domain-containing protein → MKKKNILLFLFLFAYIYISYAQQITTDNSQLPNELIQNLVGSNCVTVNNVSSPINGNINNIVSYGSFDSNGTNFPLQNGIILSTGRVSSVGDPQNHQDLSEGNLDWVTDPDILNVLNIDQTLNATTIEFDFSSPNNFISFNYLFASDEYQQEYPCNFQDVFAILIKRAGTTDPYVNIALVPETTTEVSTNTIHPSITGFCEAQNQNYFRGYNSGDTNFNGSTEVLTASADILPNETYQIKMIIADHIDQRYDSAVFIEANGFGASINLGPDQNICGSDLTLDADINNTSASYTWLLNGNPIAGENNPTLEVSTSGTYDVEVSIPTVSGNCTLSDSIAIEIIPFQEASPIDNWLVCNPFGSDGTNNFDFTEKNDEIYANLPSTDYIISYHPTIEAAQNNTNTITGLYQNTEQTETIFVRIESLNGDCLQVGSFEISVSDSPDTLEYTIDVCNGELVEAVFNDLNFLGTVVSNFNLDTTVYFYHTEDDAVNIENELTEFPSLSNEPDLFYARIVDDSSVCPVIVPIHLDYIPETDIGIERYIFDLCMDPNYSETIDGNSYNYNTIPADYNIVEIFEEIETTYPGITVQLEILLGTDGSPIFTTSETKYVIPISIRYIDENCPKFMTLELHKNLLYSRFKDEYNISRCDDETNDGIVDFDLAGIATELKGGYDIDLKLYETEDDRNNGNNQLDENTIQTVTNSKTLFAISTFQGCLHYSKINLTITPGFYVAPKIIDYCGNTNPDTNTTNIVLAPLVEVVLPGPSIVNPVEFYLTADDAENQENELIESYDIVGNQHIFYARVLNTSTQCYDVTTLEVNVTNAIEASNPEPLIICDDDQDGSATINLESIIPELSGGSNDLSFTFFETYENAVDKISPISNPNNYITESNTVYIRGEIEALECFTVFKYDIKIYANPHLNPIEDYIYCGLDLTMDSEFLFEIKDAEIINNQVGMQVLYFESENDAIDRINPIDKTVNYLPLSNPQTLYVRLENEAENNCYKIAPMQIEARQAPIYNNPIDVFECDIDKTGLVTADLSNIINDITTGSPTELSVSFHLTPLNAELGSNAIPLIYTATSNPQIIYARVENINSGCFETPTFSLNALSLPGVQLGKSITACADNNNFSLEWDLTQIELEVLEGRQYNIGFTYFESEEDALIGSNPISNPENYTNTSSPQTIYAKITNATTSCFETVPFELIINTPPEINEFETYSVCENPENAVNLLDINEILIDNTYNVIINYFSNEADAEANENALDSNYVYSSPTETLYTRAEFSTTHCYLVYPFQLVTNPLPVANTPNTLVVCDDDFDGSISVNLSQQNSAVLGNQNSNDFTISYYSSNTDAIENRDPITSNYAIYDGDIIYVRLENNDTGCYDISQFSAVVNPLPRVSISDQVICLNDLPLSVSANTNSTSDTYQWSTGETSSEIEINEIGLYTVTITNQYGCTYTDTFSVTESESAMIDVIETIDFSDPNNITVTVTGIGNYLYQLNTNPFQLSNVFQNVPIGQNTITIIDQNGCASITKDVFVIDTPKHLTPNDDGDFDTWHIAGVETLPGTIIHIFDRFGKLMTQLNHNSQGWNGTYNGKKMPAGDYWFVADVIQNSKQFQVKGHFTLRR, encoded by the coding sequence ATGAAAAAGAAAAATATTCTCTTATTTCTCTTCCTATTCGCGTATATATATATTTCATATGCGCAACAAATAACTACGGACAATTCGCAGCTACCAAACGAGCTTATTCAGAATTTAGTTGGTAGCAACTGTGTTACTGTAAACAACGTTTCTTCTCCTATAAATGGTAACATAAATAATATTGTTAGTTATGGATCATTCGATAGTAATGGCACAAACTTTCCACTACAAAATGGTATAATTTTATCTACAGGTCGTGTGAGTTCTGTTGGAGATCCACAAAATCATCAAGATCTAAGTGAAGGGAATTTAGACTGGGTGACGGATCCTGATATTCTGAATGTTCTAAATATAGATCAAACCCTAAATGCAACAACAATTGAATTCGATTTTTCATCTCCTAATAATTTTATTTCCTTTAATTATTTATTTGCTTCAGACGAATATCAACAAGAATACCCTTGTAATTTTCAAGATGTCTTTGCTATTTTAATTAAACGTGCTGGCACAACAGACCCTTACGTTAATATTGCTTTAGTTCCAGAAACGACAACAGAAGTTAGCACTAATACCATTCACCCATCTATAACAGGATTTTGTGAGGCACAAAACCAGAATTATTTTCGAGGTTATAATTCTGGTGATACTAATTTTAATGGCAGTACAGAAGTTTTAACTGCAAGTGCAGATATACTTCCAAATGAAACTTACCAAATAAAGATGATAATTGCAGATCATATTGATCAACGTTATGATTCTGCTGTGTTTATTGAAGCTAATGGTTTTGGAGCTTCAATAAACTTAGGTCCAGATCAAAATATCTGTGGTAGTGACCTAACCCTAGATGCTGACATCAATAATACGTCTGCAAGCTATACGTGGCTATTAAACGGTAATCCTATTGCCGGAGAAAACAATCCCACGCTAGAAGTTAGTACGTCTGGAACCTACGATGTTGAAGTGAGCATACCAACGGTTAGCGGTAATTGTACTTTAAGCGACTCTATAGCTATAGAAATTATTCCTTTTCAAGAAGCATCTCCTATTGACAATTGGTTAGTATGTAATCCTTTTGGAAGTGATGGCACTAATAACTTTGATTTTACTGAAAAAAATGATGAAATATATGCCAATTTACCATCCACGGATTATATAATAAGTTATCACCCAACTATAGAAGCAGCTCAAAATAACACTAATACCATTACAGGACTTTATCAAAATACAGAACAAACTGAAACTATTTTTGTTAGGATTGAAAGTTTAAATGGTGATTGTCTGCAAGTCGGTAGTTTTGAAATTTCGGTTAGCGATTCGCCTGACACTCTAGAATATACGATAGATGTTTGTAATGGTGAACTTGTAGAAGCCGTTTTTAATGATTTAAATTTCTTAGGAACTGTAGTTTCAAATTTTAATTTAGACACAACTGTTTACTTTTATCATACAGAAGATGATGCTGTTAACATAGAGAATGAATTAACTGAATTCCCTTCGTTAAGTAACGAGCCAGATTTGTTTTATGCACGGATTGTAGATGACTCAAGTGTTTGCCCTGTAATAGTTCCTATTCATTTAGATTATATACCAGAAACCGACATTGGTATAGAACGCTACATATTCGATTTGTGCATGGATCCTAATTATAGCGAAACCATAGATGGAAATTCTTACAACTATAACACGATACCTGCGGATTATAATATAGTTGAAATATTTGAAGAAATCGAAACCACTTATCCTGGTATTACAGTACAACTAGAAATCCTCCTTGGAACAGATGGCAGTCCAATATTCACAACGTCCGAAACCAAATATGTGATACCTATTAGCATAAGGTATATCGATGAGAACTGTCCAAAGTTTATGACTTTAGAACTTCACAAAAACCTATTATATTCTAGGTTTAAGGATGAATATAATATTTCAAGATGTGACGACGAAACAAATGACGGTATCGTAGATTTTGACTTAGCAGGAATAGCTACAGAACTCAAAGGTGGTTATGATATAGATTTAAAATTGTATGAAACGGAAGACGATCGGAATAACGGAAATAATCAATTAGACGAAAATACAATTCAAACGGTTACCAATTCTAAAACACTTTTTGCGATCTCAACTTTTCAAGGGTGTTTACATTATTCAAAAATAAATTTAACCATAACACCAGGATTTTACGTTGCTCCCAAAATTATAGATTATTGTGGTAACACCAACCCAGATACAAACACAACGAATATTGTATTAGCCCCTTTAGTAGAAGTGGTACTTCCTGGTCCAAGCATTGTAAATCCTGTTGAGTTTTATCTTACTGCCGATGATGCTGAAAACCAAGAGAATGAACTTATTGAAAGCTATGACATTGTTGGAAATCAACATATATTCTATGCAAGAGTATTAAATACGTCTACGCAATGTTATGATGTAACAACACTAGAGGTCAATGTTACTAATGCTATTGAAGCAAGCAATCCAGAGCCCTTAATTATATGTGATGATGACCAAGATGGTAGTGCAACAATTAATCTAGAAAGTATAATTCCTGAATTATCTGGTGGATCCAATGATTTAAGTTTTACTTTTTTTGAAACTTATGAAAATGCGGTAGATAAGATATCGCCAATTTCTAATCCAAACAACTACATAACAGAAAGTAATACTGTTTATATACGTGGTGAAATAGAAGCTTTAGAATGTTTTACGGTCTTTAAATATGACATTAAGATATATGCCAACCCACATCTAAATCCTATTGAAGATTACATCTATTGTGGGCTTGACCTCACTATGGATTCGGAATTTTTATTTGAGATTAAAGACGCTGAGATCATAAACAATCAAGTGGGTATGCAAGTGTTATATTTTGAATCTGAAAATGATGCTATAGATCGAATAAATCCCATAGATAAAACAGTTAATTATCTTCCATTATCAAATCCACAAACGCTTTATGTACGATTAGAAAATGAAGCTGAAAATAATTGTTATAAGATTGCGCCAATGCAAATAGAAGCACGCCAAGCTCCTATTTATAATAATCCAATAGACGTCTTTGAATGTGATATCGATAAAACAGGTTTAGTAACAGCAGATTTAAGTAATATAATAAATGATATAACTACAGGGAGTCCAACAGAATTAAGCGTTTCTTTTCACCTCACACCACTTAATGCTGAACTTGGATCTAATGCAATTCCGTTAATATATACAGCAACAAGTAATCCGCAAATAATTTATGCAAGAGTAGAAAACATAAATTCGGGATGTTTTGAAACTCCTACTTTTAGTCTTAATGCGCTTTCACTTCCAGGTGTACAATTGGGCAAATCTATTACTGCGTGCGCTGACAATAACAATTTTTCACTAGAATGGGATTTAACTCAAATTGAATTAGAGGTTTTAGAAGGCAGACAATATAATATTGGATTTACTTATTTTGAATCTGAAGAAGATGCATTAATAGGTAGCAACCCTATTTCAAACCCTGAAAATTATACAAACACATCTAGCCCACAAACTATTTATGCCAAAATCACAAATGCAACAACGAGCTGTTTTGAAACTGTTCCATTTGAACTCATAATTAATACCCCTCCAGAAATCAATGAATTTGAAACCTATAGTGTTTGTGAAAACCCAGAAAACGCCGTAAACCTTTTAGATATTAACGAAATACTTATTGATAATACCTATAACGTTATTATCAACTATTTCTCAAATGAGGCAGATGCAGAGGCTAATGAAAATGCCTTAGACTCAAATTATGTTTATTCTAGCCCAACAGAAACACTTTATACTAGGGCAGAATTTAGCACTACGCATTGCTATCTAGTTTATCCTTTTCAATTGGTTACAAATCCCCTGCCTGTTGCAAATACCCCAAATACTCTAGTGGTTTGTGATGATGATTTTGACGGATCTATTTCAGTTAATTTATCGCAGCAAAACTCAGCCGTTTTAGGCAATCAAAATTCAAATGATTTTACTATTAGCTATTATAGTTCCAATACTGATGCGATTGAAAACAGAGACCCAATAACCTCAAATTATGCTATTTATGACGGTGATATCATCTATGTTCGATTAGAAAATAATGACACAGGTTGTTATGATATCTCACAGTTTTCTGCTGTTGTTAATCCGCTTCCTAGAGTTTCTATTTCAGATCAAGTAATTTGTTTAAATGATTTACCATTATCAGTTTCTGCCAACACTAACTCAACTTCAGACACATACCAATGGTCTACCGGAGAAACCTCATCGGAAATTGAAATTAATGAAATCGGATTATACACTGTTACAATAACTAATCAATATGGATGTACATATACAGATACATTTAGCGTTACGGAATCTGAGTCTGCAATGATTGATGTTATTGAAACTATAGATTTTTCAGACCCTAACAATATCACCGTGACTGTTACGGGAATAGGCAATTACCTATACCAACTTAACACTAATCCTTTTCAATTATCTAATGTGTTTCAGAATGTTCCTATAGGACAAAATACCATTACTATTATAGACCAAAATGGTTGTGCTAGTATCACAAAAGACGTTTTTGTCATAGACACTCCTAAACATTTAACTCCAAACGATGATGGTGATTTTGACACATGGCACATTGCTGGTGTTGAAACACTACCAGGAACTATTATCCATATTTTTGATCGTTTTGGAAAATTAATGACACAACTTAATCATAACTCACAAGGTTGGAATGGTACTTATAACGGTAAAAAAATGCCAGCAGGAGATTATTGGTTTGTTGCAGATGTTATTCAGAATAGCAAACAGTTTCAGGTCAAAGGTCATTTTACACTTAGACGTTAA